From Deltaproteobacteria bacterium:
TATCGTGGCCTCCGGGCCTATGGTAAGCGATTTGACTTTTTGAGCGTCCATCACCATATCTCCTTTAAGGCCATGAAGGCCTCGGCGTACTTGACGCCAGCTGTTGCGCCCCTCAAGGCGGCAAGCGCCCTTATGCTATCCCTGCTCCTCGGGAACGGGTGCTCCCCTGTTTCCCCGGCGTAGGTCTCCATGATCTCGATCTTCCGCTCAAGGCTCCCGGTTATATCCGAGAAGCTGTTCGGCAGAAAGGCCCTGCTTGCGAAAGGTGGCGCGAACTCCGTCTCTGACAATGTCTCGTAAGCGGATATCCTTCTTATCCACGGGCATCTGAACGCCTTTGCAGCCGAAAGCGCCGCCTCGGAGGCGGCCCTGTGGTCTGAATGGATGTCGCCCGGGTGCGGGAGATATATGGTCTCCGGCTTTAGGACGGAGAACGCCTCCGATAGCCTCTTGATAAGCCCTGCCTTTGGTACAGTATCGAGCCCGGCCGCGGGGAAGCCCAATTTTATTACCTCCCTGAACCCGTATGCCTTCGAAACGGCGATTAACTCCTCGTCCCTCCTCTTCACCCTCTCAATTTCGAACCCCGCTTCAGTAGACATACTGGTTACAATGATCCAGAAGAGCTCATCGCCCCTGTCCGCGTGCTTTAAAAGCGTTCCGCCGCAGCCGAGGGTTTCATCGTCCGGATGGGGTGATATGACAAGCACCCTCACAGGTATTCCCCAGCGGCCGGGAAACGCTCGAATCCGTGCTCGATAAGCTCTATCGCGCTGTCGCCGGTCTTTACGACTATGCTCCCGAGGTTCGAGGAGAGCACCTTTCCTGGCTCAAGCCCGCAGGCAGCCCCGGTTATATTGAATTCCCTTCCCCTCCACACTTTCACTTCCCTGCCGTTGTGGATGCAGTGCGCTCCAGGATAGGGCCTGTAAAGGGCCCGTATGAGGTCGCATATCCTCTTTGTCCCCATCCTCCAGTCTATCTCGCCGTCTTTTGTGGTCCTTTTCCTAAAGGTATTGGCCAAGGAGCTGTCCTGGGGCCTCCGCCTTGCGATCCCTTTCTCAAGCTCTGGTATATGCGCCTTAAGCATCTCGGAGGCTAGCCCCTTGACCCTCTCGTAGACCGTCGAGGCATCGTCCTCAGGTCCGACAGCGAACTCCTCCTGCGCCCATATGTCGCCGGTATCTATGCCGCTGTCGAGCCAAAAGAGCGTGAGCCCGCTTTGCGTAAGCCCGTTGGCTATGGCCCATATAATGGGGTGCCTGCCCCTGTTCCGGGGGAGAAGCGCCGGGTGGCTCCCTATGGTCCCGATCGAGGGGATGCCGAGTATCTCAGGCGGGATTATCTGCGACAGTCCCATTACGAAAATGACATCAGGCTCAAGCGCTCTTATATTCTCTGCTTCGTCCTTTATTCTGCTGAAGTACCTGCACGGTTTCCCGAACTTCCTTGCC
This genomic window contains:
- a CDS encoding PIG-L family deacetylase, producing the protein MPVRVLVISPHPDDETLGCGGTLLKHADRGDELFWIIVTSMSTEAGFEIERVKRRDEELIAVSKAYGFREVIKLGFPAAGLDTVPKAGLIKRLSEAFSVLKPETIYLPHPGDIHSDHRAASEAALSAAKAFRCPWIRRISAYETLSETEFAPPFASRAFLPNSFSDITGSLERKIEIMETYAGETGEHPFPRSRDSIRALAALRGATAGVKYAEAFMALKEIW
- a CDS encoding methionyl-tRNA formyltransferase codes for the protein MRRHVFIGGVDFSAACLETMLRMGLSMAGIFCLEKGAASANSDYADLGEVARKFGKPCRYFSRIKDEAENIRALEPDVIFVMGLSQIIPPEILGIPSIGTIGSHPALLPRNRGRHPIIWAIANGLTQSGLTLFWLDSGIDTGDIWAQEEFAVGPEDDASTVYERVKGLASEMLKAHIPELEKGIARRRPQDSSLANTFRKRTTKDGEIDWRMGTKRICDLIRALYRPYPGAHCIHNGREVKVWRGREFNITGAACGLEPGKVLSSNLGSIVVKTGDSAIELIEHGFERFPAAGEYL